One region of Flavobacterium pisciphilum genomic DNA includes:
- a CDS encoding DUF6913 domain-containing protein: MFLNYIKVFFVKKSLNKNLDNVKNCAFTTDIQTVGLLIDGSDFSEKDALLAELVSRGIVEKNIKVVVYKDKFDKKEAYTCPTFGINHLNWSGEITENLLKDFIKEEFDLLISYYDIEKAMLMLITQNSKAKFKVGFASVDKRLNRVMINTNVREYKVFVNELFKYLKNIKQNII; this comes from the coding sequence ATGTTTTTAAATTATATAAAGGTTTTTTTTGTAAAAAAATCATTAAATAAAAATCTTGATAATGTAAAAAACTGTGCATTTACTACCGATATACAAACGGTTGGTTTACTTATAGATGGAAGTGATTTTTCAGAAAAAGATGCTTTGCTAGCCGAATTGGTATCAAGAGGAATTGTAGAAAAAAATATCAAGGTTGTAGTTTATAAAGATAAATTCGATAAAAAAGAGGCGTATACTTGTCCAACTTTTGGGATTAATCATCTTAATTGGAGTGGAGAGATTACCGAAAATTTGTTGAAAGATTTTATAAAAGAAGAATTCGATTTATTGATAAGTTATTATGATATCGAAAAAGCAATGTTGATGCTAATAACACAGAATTCCAAAGCCAAATTCAAAGTAGGTTTTGCTTCGGTCGATAAAAGGTTAAATCGAGTGATGATTAATACCAATGTACGAGAATATAAAGTTTTCGTGAATGAATTATTTAAGTATTTAAAAAACATTAAACAAAATATAATCTAA
- the fabV gene encoding enoyl-ACP reductase FabV, producing the protein MIIEPRMRGFICLTSHPKGCEQNVKNQIEYIKSKGPIEGAKKVLVIGASTGFGLASRITSAFGSNAATIGVFFEKPPVEGKTASPGWYNSAAFENEAHNTGLYAKSINGDAFSNEIKQQTIDLIKADLGQIDLVIYSLASPVRLHPVTGVLHRSVLKPIGSTFTNKTVDFHTGNVTEVSIEPCTEEEIANTVAVMGGEDWSMWMDALKNENLLAPGATTVAYSYIGPSLTEAVYRKGTIGRAKDDLEATAFAITDSLKDLDGKAYVSVNKALVTQASSAIPVIPLYISLLYKIMKAEGLHEGCIEQIQRLFQDRLYTGKPIPTDEKGRIRIDDWEMREDVQEKVAKLWLEATTETLPAIGDLAGYRNDFLNLFGFEFAGVDYKADTNEVVGIESIA; encoded by the coding sequence ATGATTATAGAACCAAGAATGAGAGGATTTATTTGTTTGACATCTCACCCAAAAGGATGCGAGCAAAATGTAAAAAATCAAATAGAATACATAAAATCTAAAGGGCCAATTGAAGGTGCTAAAAAAGTATTAGTAATTGGAGCATCAACAGGTTTTGGATTGGCTTCTAGAATTACAAGTGCATTTGGATCAAATGCTGCTACAATTGGAGTGTTTTTTGAAAAGCCACCAGTTGAAGGAAAAACAGCTTCTCCAGGATGGTATAACTCAGCAGCTTTCGAAAATGAAGCTCATAATACAGGTTTATATGCTAAAAGTATCAATGGTGATGCTTTCTCAAATGAAATTAAACAACAAACAATAGACTTGATTAAAGCTGATTTAGGTCAGATAGATTTAGTTATTTATAGTTTAGCTTCTCCAGTTCGTTTGCATCCAGTTACAGGAGTATTGCATCGTTCAGTTTTAAAGCCTATTGGAAGTACATTCACTAATAAAACAGTTGATTTCCATACAGGAAATGTAACAGAAGTTTCTATTGAGCCATGTACAGAAGAAGAGATTGCTAATACAGTAGCAGTAATGGGTGGAGAAGATTGGTCAATGTGGATGGATGCATTGAAAAATGAAAACTTACTAGCTCCAGGAGCTACAACAGTTGCTTATTCATATATAGGACCATCTTTAACAGAGGCAGTTTACCGTAAAGGAACTATTGGTCGTGCAAAAGATGATTTAGAAGCGACAGCATTTGCTATTACAGATAGTTTGAAAGATCTAGATGGTAAGGCTTATGTTTCAGTTAACAAAGCATTAGTTACACAAGCAAGTTCAGCTATTCCGGTTATTCCTTTATATATATCATTATTGTATAAAATCATGAAAGCAGAAGGTCTTCATGAAGGATGTATTGAACAAATTCAGCGTTTATTCCAAGATAGATTATATACTGGAAAACCAATTCCTACAGATGAAAAAGGAAGAATCCGTATTGACGACTGGGAAATGCGCGAAGATGTTCAAGAAAAAGTAGCTAAGTTATGGTTAGAAGCAACTACAGAAACATTGCCAGCAATTGGTGATTTGGCTGGGTATAGAAACGATTTCTTAAACTTATTTGGTTTCGAATTTGCAGGTGTAGATTATAAAGCAGACACGAATGAAGTAGTTGGGATAGAAAGCATCGCTTAA
- the recN gene encoding DNA repair protein RecN — protein MITSLSIKNYALIEKLSIDFSKGFSIITGETGAGKSIILGALGLVLGKRADLTSLKNKEEKCVIEAHFKISKYNLEAFFEANDLDYEEDTIIRREILPSGKSRAFINDSPVNLQELQELSLYLIDIHSQQQTQELSEESVQFQIIDAIANNQEVIAEYQNVLKKYKSDKTKLNTLLKKQSESAKEQEYNTFLLNELVAAQLKSGQQEELEEEFEKLNNVEIIKESIDKSLAIANEEQFGVTHNLNEVKASLYKIAAFSTEYQTLFERLTSLAIEFDDVSKELQKASEKLLNDPAQLDFISQKLQVIYNLQKKHQVATVDDLIEIQTKLENSVLELGNMEEEIAKLTTSIDQKVTELDVFANKIHENRIAAIPLLSDKLITILETLGMPNVRFKIDINYGETYFQNGKDELQFLFSANKGTDFGLLKKVASGGEMSRIMLAVKAILAQYSKLPTLIFDEIDTGVSGEIAIRMGEIMKEMSQQMQIFAITHLPQIAAKGGSHFKVFKSTVDDDTQSELKLLSQEERVVEIAQMLSGSVVSDSALNHAKALLN, from the coding sequence ATGATTACTTCATTGTCAATAAAAAATTATGCACTGATTGAAAAATTATCAATTGATTTTTCAAAAGGATTTTCTATAATTACTGGTGAAACAGGAGCTGGAAAGTCAATAATATTGGGTGCATTAGGCTTGGTTTTAGGTAAAAGAGCTGATTTGACTTCGTTGAAAAACAAAGAAGAAAAATGTGTTATTGAAGCGCATTTTAAGATTTCAAAATATAATTTAGAAGCATTTTTTGAAGCTAATGATTTAGATTATGAAGAGGATACTATAATAAGACGCGAAATTTTACCATCGGGTAAATCGCGTGCTTTTATCAATGATAGTCCAGTAAATCTTCAGGAGTTGCAAGAGTTGAGTTTGTATTTAATAGATATTCATTCACAGCAGCAAACACAAGAGTTGTCAGAAGAGAGTGTGCAATTTCAAATTATTGACGCAATAGCAAATAATCAGGAAGTTATTGCAGAGTATCAGAATGTTTTAAAGAAATATAAATCAGATAAAACAAAACTGAATACACTTCTTAAAAAGCAAAGCGAATCTGCCAAAGAACAAGAATATAATACGTTTCTTTTAAATGAATTGGTTGCGGCACAGTTAAAATCAGGACAGCAAGAAGAATTAGAAGAAGAATTTGAGAAGCTTAACAATGTTGAGATTATCAAAGAATCAATAGATAAATCATTGGCTATAGCTAATGAAGAACAATTTGGTGTTACTCATAACTTAAATGAGGTTAAAGCTTCCTTGTATAAAATTGCTGCTTTCTCAACAGAATACCAAACTTTATTCGAAAGACTGACAAGTTTAGCTATCGAGTTTGATGATGTATCGAAAGAGTTGCAAAAGGCATCAGAAAAATTATTGAACGATCCAGCACAGTTAGATTTTATCAGTCAGAAATTGCAGGTTATTTATAATTTACAAAAAAAGCATCAAGTTGCTACAGTTGATGATTTAATCGAAATTCAAACCAAATTAGAAAATTCAGTTCTTGAATTAGGAAATATGGAAGAGGAGATTGCAAAATTAACTACTTCTATAGATCAAAAAGTAACAGAGTTAGATGTTTTTGCGAACAAAATTCATGAAAATAGAATTGCAGCAATTCCATTGTTGTCAGATAAATTAATTACAATATTGGAAACATTAGGAATGCCAAATGTTCGTTTTAAAATTGATATTAATTATGGAGAAACATATTTTCAAAATGGAAAAGATGAACTTCAGTTTTTATTCTCTGCAAACAAAGGAACAGATTTCGGATTGCTTAAAAAAGTAGCTTCGGGAGGAGAGATGTCGCGTATCATGCTTGCTGTAAAAGCAATTTTAGCACAATATTCAAAATTACCAACGTTAATTTTTGATGAAATAGATACTGGAGTCTCAGGGGAAATAGCTATTAGAATGGGTGAGATTATGAAAGAGATGAGTCAGCAAATGCAGATTTTTGCAATAACCCATTTACCACAGATTGCAGCCAAAGGAGGATCACACTTTAAAGTATTTAAGTCAACGGTTGATGATGATACACAATCAGAATTAAAGCTTTTGTCTCAAGAAGAAAGAGTTGTAGAAATTGCTCAAATGTTGTCAGGGTCAGTCGTTTCTGATTCGGCTTTAAATCATGCTAAAGCCTTGCTCAACTAA
- a CDS encoding outer membrane protein assembly factor BamD, producing MKKIISVLFVVVLFCSCSDYQKALKNEDVAAKFEVATKMYEAGKYTKAIRLFEQLATSYRGKPQAEKLFYMFSQSYYKTQQYYLAGYQFESFASGYPRSEKVEEAAFLGAKSYSMLSPVYSLDQTDTNKAIDKLQAFIDNYPNSEYLVEANASLKTLTNKLEKKAYENAKGYNTISDFKSAIVAFDNFIGDYPGTEFKEDALYYKFDSAYQLAINSISSKMEDRLKVAKTAYSNLMKYKSDTHYKVKADEMNERVEKELQNFTK from the coding sequence ATGAAAAAAATAATATCTGTATTGTTTGTCGTTGTTCTTTTTTGTTCATGTAGTGATTATCAAAAAGCACTAAAAAATGAAGATGTAGCAGCTAAATTCGAAGTGGCAACAAAAATGTATGAAGCAGGAAAGTATACTAAAGCAATTCGTTTGTTTGAGCAACTTGCAACATCATATAGAGGGAAACCTCAAGCAGAAAAGTTGTTTTATATGTTTTCACAGTCATATTATAAAACACAACAGTATTATTTAGCAGGATATCAGTTCGAAAGTTTTGCTTCAGGGTATCCAAGAAGTGAAAAAGTAGAAGAAGCGGCTTTTTTAGGAGCTAAAAGTTATTCTATGCTATCACCAGTTTATAGCTTAGATCAAACAGATACTAATAAAGCAATAGATAAGTTGCAAGCATTTATAGATAATTATCCAAATTCAGAATATTTAGTAGAGGCAAATGCAAGCCTTAAAACGCTAACTAATAAATTGGAGAAAAAAGCATATGAAAATGCAAAAGGATATAATACTATTTCAGATTTCAAATCAGCAATAGTAGCATTTGATAATTTTATTGGAGATTATCCTGGAACAGAATTCAAAGAAGATGCATTGTATTATAAATTTGATTCAGCATATCAGTTGGCGATAAACAGTATTTCATCAAAAATGGAAGATCGTTTAAAAGTAGCTAAAACTGCGTATTCGAATTTAATGAAATATAAAAGCGATACTCATTACAAGGTGAAAGCTGATGAGATGAATGAAAGAGTTGAGAAAGAGTTACAAAATTTTACTAAATAA
- the coaBC gene encoding bifunctional phosphopantothenoylcysteine decarboxylase/phosphopantothenate--cysteine ligase CoaBC has translation MSVLNGKKILLGVSGGIAAYKTASLVRLFIKAGAEIQVIMTPASKDFVTPLTLSTLSKNPVHSTFFNQDDENEKWNNHVELGLWADLMIIAPATANTMSKMANGTCDNLLIATYLSAKCPVYFAPAMDLDMYIHPSTLASFSSLKQFGNTIIPAESGELASGLSGEGRMAEPENIIAFLEADLESKLPLKGKKFLITAGPTYEAIDPVRFIGNHSSGKMGFDIASEAANLGASVVLVAGPTNCKVTNSSVKVIPVTSAQEMYDACHEYYSDVDVAIAAAAVADYKPKTVASQKIKKASEDFTIELEKTKDILLSLGKIKKNQFLIGFALETENEIENAKLKIQKKNLDLIVLNSLQDKGAGFGGGTNKVTFIDKHLTIEPMELKTKEAVAADILNKVIKHFYE, from the coding sequence ATGTCAGTTTTAAACGGTAAGAAGATTTTACTAGGAGTTTCTGGTGGAATTGCAGCCTATAAAACAGCATCATTAGTACGACTCTTTATAAAAGCAGGTGCCGAGATTCAAGTAATCATGACACCTGCTTCTAAGGATTTTGTAACGCCACTTACGTTATCAACCTTATCAAAAAATCCTGTACATTCAACTTTCTTTAATCAAGATGATGAGAATGAAAAATGGAACAATCATGTCGAATTAGGACTTTGGGCTGATTTGATGATAATTGCTCCAGCGACCGCAAATACAATGTCAAAAATGGCAAATGGTACTTGCGATAATCTATTGATAGCAACTTATTTATCGGCAAAATGTCCAGTTTACTTTGCGCCTGCAATGGACTTGGATATGTATATACATCCTTCGACCTTAGCGAGCTTTTCGTCGTTAAAACAGTTTGGAAATACTATTATTCCAGCAGAGAGTGGGGAGTTGGCTAGTGGTTTATCAGGAGAAGGTCGTATGGCTGAACCAGAAAATATTATTGCATTTTTAGAAGCTGATTTAGAAAGTAAATTACCTCTAAAAGGTAAGAAGTTTTTAATTACTGCAGGTCCTACCTATGAAGCAATAGATCCAGTACGTTTTATAGGGAATCATTCTTCAGGTAAAATGGGGTTTGATATCGCATCAGAAGCAGCAAACTTAGGGGCTTCGGTTGTACTAGTTGCTGGGCCTACAAATTGCAAAGTAACGAACTCATCAGTAAAGGTAATTCCAGTAACATCAGCACAAGAAATGTATGATGCATGTCATGAGTACTATTCAGATGTAGATGTGGCAATTGCTGCGGCTGCAGTTGCTGATTATAAGCCAAAAACGGTAGCGTCACAAAAAATAAAAAAGGCTTCAGAAGACTTTACAATAGAGTTAGAAAAAACAAAAGATATCTTATTATCATTGGGTAAAATAAAGAAAAATCAGTTTTTAATTGGTTTTGCTTTAGAAACAGAAAATGAAATTGAGAATGCAAAGCTAAAAATTCAGAAAAAAAACTTAGATTTGATAGTTTTAAATTCTTTACAGGATAAAGGAGCAGGTTTTGGTGGAGGAACAAATAAAGTAACCTTTATTGACAAACATCTTACTATCGAGCCTATGGAATTAAAAACTAAAGAGGCAGTTGCAGCTGATATTTTAAATAAGGTGATAAAGCATTTTTATGAATAA
- a CDS encoding lysoplasmalogenase family protein: MKANTPSLILYFLALTFAIIFDFLKEDFIGMYAKAIVVPSIFIYYLITTNYRISIIQGFIFAFCFTGEVFNLMEVDATELGSLFCFLSVYLLFLKLIFNDYRKIKLKKNDILPVAIVVIFILYLLVSVLGLQYEKVDDYHFIYTIYGIVLSILGCVSFITYITKGTYLNLLLTLMTTCFIFSDIFFIFNQSFDNSIVLVLIRDVTQMLAYYFMVGYFIQKRIENFRIKQ; encoded by the coding sequence ATGAAAGCTAATACACCATCATTAATTCTTTACTTCTTAGCATTAACGTTTGCGATTATCTTTGATTTCTTAAAAGAAGATTTTATAGGTATGTATGCAAAGGCAATTGTGGTGCCTTCAATATTTATATACTATCTTATTACTACAAATTATAGGATAAGTATAATTCAAGGATTTATTTTTGCCTTTTGCTTTACAGGAGAAGTATTTAATTTAATGGAGGTTGATGCTACAGAGTTAGGTTCTCTTTTTTGTTTCTTATCAGTCTATTTATTGTTTCTAAAACTTATTTTCAACGATTATAGAAAAATAAAGCTAAAAAAAAACGACATATTGCCAGTTGCAATAGTCGTTATATTTATTTTGTATTTATTGGTTTCCGTTTTGGGCTTACAATATGAGAAAGTAGATGATTACCATTTTATTTATACTATATACGGTATTGTATTGAGTATATTAGGATGCGTTTCATTTATCACTTATATAACCAAAGGCACTTATTTGAACCTTCTGTTAACGTTAATGACAACCTGTTTTATCTTCTCGGATATCTTCTTTATTTTCAATCAATCTTTTGATAATTCAATAGTTTTGGTGTTAATACGAGATGTAACACAAATGTTAGCCTATTATTTTATGGTAGGATATTTTATCCAAAAAAGAATTGAAAACTTTCGAATTAAACAATAA
- a CDS encoding 5'-nucleotidase C-terminal domain-containing protein, whose protein sequence is MVKLKKYNGFLKLFVIFLTLFLGVSCSKQTYQVSKIEGKLIPITSTEKQTPELENFIKPYREHINKDLDSVLSYCPETLDKSTGKLQTTIGNLMADVCLQRGNIVFNAREKKDIDICFLNHGGIRAILPKGNVTARTAFEIMPFENSLVVIALKGEQIVELANYFIAEKKPQPLSGMTFTITKNNTPTKILVQGKPIENDKIYYVATNDYLANGGDSMNFFKKGVQKYDLNYKLRDILIDYFKSVPKIPVPKDIRVTQE, encoded by the coding sequence ATGGTAAAACTAAAAAAGTATAACGGATTTTTGAAACTTTTTGTTATATTCTTAACACTTTTTTTGGGAGTTTCTTGTAGTAAGCAAACTTATCAAGTTTCCAAAATAGAAGGTAAGCTAATTCCTATTACTAGTACTGAGAAACAAACTCCTGAACTAGAAAATTTCATTAAACCTTATAGAGAACATATTAATAAAGATTTAGATAGTGTTCTTTCTTATTGTCCAGAAACGCTAGACAAAAGTACTGGAAAATTACAAACAACTATTGGTAACCTAATGGCAGATGTGTGCCTACAAAGAGGTAACATAGTTTTTAATGCTAGAGAGAAGAAAGATATTGATATTTGCTTCCTTAATCACGGTGGTATACGAGCAATACTTCCTAAGGGTAATGTTACTGCAAGAACTGCTTTTGAAATTATGCCTTTTGAAAATAGCCTTGTTGTTATTGCTTTAAAAGGAGAACAAATCGTAGAATTGGCTAATTATTTTATTGCTGAGAAAAAACCTCAACCTCTTTCTGGAATGACTTTTACCATTACCAAAAATAACACTCCAACGAAAATTCTGGTTCAAGGAAAACCTATCGAAAACGATAAAATATATTATGTTGCCACAAATGATTATTTAGCAAATGGTGGTGATAGTATGAACTTCTTTAAAAAAGGTGTTCAGAAATATGATTTAAATTACAAATTACGAGACATTCTTATTGATTATTTTAAATCTGTTCCTAAGATTCCGGTACCTAAAGATATCCGAGTTACACAAGAATAA
- a CDS encoding bifunctional metallophosphatase/5'-nucleotidase — MKRRDFIEKTAASTALLSLGLSMSSFTSPDVKHITILHTNDVHSHIDPFPADDPRNANMGGVSRRAALIDTVRKENPNVLLLDAGDIFQGTPYFNYYGGELEFKLMSMMKYDASTIGNHDFDNGVEGLYAQMPHASFEFISSNYDFKNTAMDGLVKPYKIFNKDGIKIGVFGLGIQLEGLVDKLMYKETVYNDPVETAHDMVRILKKEQKCDLVICLSHLGYKYRDDSSKICDLKLAELTQDIDLIIGGHTHTFLDKPTVVKNKAGEDVLVNQVGCYGINVGRVDFYLDNNKNKSSQGKSIIV; from the coding sequence ATGAAAAGAAGAGATTTTATCGAAAAGACTGCTGCTAGTACAGCATTATTAAGTTTAGGTTTGTCTATGAGCAGTTTCACATCGCCAGATGTTAAACACATTACTATATTACATACCAATGATGTTCATAGCCATATTGATCCTTTTCCTGCCGATGATCCACGTAATGCAAATATGGGTGGAGTATCAAGACGCGCCGCTTTAATTGATACGGTTCGTAAAGAAAATCCAAATGTTCTTTTATTAGATGCTGGTGATATTTTTCAAGGAACTCCATATTTTAACTACTATGGTGGAGAATTGGAATTTAAATTAATGAGCATGATGAAATATGATGCCTCAACAATTGGTAATCATGATTTTGATAATGGTGTAGAAGGTTTATATGCGCAAATGCCTCATGCTTCATTTGAATTTATTTCTTCTAACTACGATTTTAAAAATACTGCAATGGACGGCCTTGTGAAACCGTACAAAATTTTTAATAAAGACGGTATTAAAATAGGTGTTTTTGGTCTTGGAATCCAACTTGAAGGCTTAGTAGACAAACTTATGTATAAAGAAACTGTTTACAACGATCCTGTAGAGACTGCACATGATATGGTTAGAATTCTTAAAAAAGAACAAAAATGTGATCTAGTAATCTGCTTATCGCATTTAGGATACAAATATCGTGATGATTCTTCTAAAATATGTGATTTAAAATTAGCTGAATTAACTCAGGATATCGATTTAATAATTGGTGGACACACGCATACTTTTCTTGACAAACCTACGGTTGTAAAAAACAAAGCTGGTGAAGATGTTTTAGTTAATCAAGTTGGTTGTTATGGAATTAACGTAGGTAGAGTAGATTTTTACCTTGATAACAACAAGAATAAATCTTCACAAGGGAAATCAATTATTGTTTAA
- a CDS encoding DUF4835 family protein, whose amino-acid sequence MNKILTFLLFLSFGLVQAQQLNCTVTVNSQMLPNANQQVFKTLQTALSEFVNNTDWTGSSLKQNEKINCSMYLTITSNSSDQFSGTIQIQSSRLIYNSTYSSPVFNFNDKDLSFRYTEFENLLYNPNVFESNLVSIMTFYSYMILGMDADTFMPALGTPFFETAQNIANVAQQGGFKGWSQSDGLQNRYFLINDMLAPTYSDLRQCVYGYHTGLDLMNQDLKAAKEKIKTSLLLLGKLNATKPNAFLTRVFFDAKSDEIVSIFTGGPSVSITDLVENLNRVSPMNSTKWGQIKY is encoded by the coding sequence ATGAATAAAATACTTACTTTTTTGTTGTTTTTATCTTTTGGTCTTGTACAGGCACAACAGTTAAATTGTACTGTAACTGTAAATTCACAAATGCTTCCTAATGCAAATCAACAAGTTTTTAAGACATTACAGACTGCGTTGAGTGAATTTGTTAATAATACAGATTGGACAGGAAGTTCATTAAAACAAAATGAGAAAATAAACTGTTCGATGTATTTAACTATCACATCTAATAGTTCAGATCAGTTTTCAGGTACAATACAAATACAATCTTCAAGATTAATTTATAATTCGACGTATTCATCTCCAGTTTTCAATTTCAATGATAAGGATTTGAGTTTTAGATATACCGAATTTGAAAATTTATTATACAATCCAAATGTTTTTGAGTCGAACCTTGTTTCTATAATGACATTTTATAGTTACATGATTTTAGGAATGGATGCAGATACTTTTATGCCAGCCTTAGGGACCCCATTTTTTGAAACTGCTCAAAATATTGCTAATGTTGCACAACAAGGAGGTTTTAAAGGATGGAGTCAGTCAGATGGATTGCAAAATCGCTATTTCTTGATTAATGATATGCTTGCGCCAACATATAGTGATTTACGACAATGTGTTTATGGATACCATACAGGTTTGGATCTAATGAATCAGGATTTAAAAGCGGCAAAAGAAAAAATTAAAACTTCGTTGTTACTTTTAGGAAAGTTAAATGCAACGAAACCAAATGCTTTTTTAACCCGAGTGTTTTTTGATGCTAAATCAGATGAAATAGTATCAATATTTACTGGAGGTCCTAGCGTTTCTATAACAGATTTAGTGGAGAATTTAAATAGGGTTTCGCCGATGAATTCTACTAAATGGGGACAGATTAAATATTAA
- a CDS encoding DNA-directed RNA polymerase subunit omega, with amino-acid sequence MDLKKTNAPVNTITYNKTTIEEPTGNVYEAITIMAKRANQINSEIKKELTEKLEEFATYNDSLEEVFENKEQIEVSKFYEKLPKPHALAVQEWLDGKTYHRNSNK; translated from the coding sequence ATGGATTTAAAAAAGACGAATGCTCCAGTAAATACAATTACCTACAATAAAACTACTATTGAAGAGCCTACAGGTAATGTGTATGAAGCAATAACTATTATGGCTAAAAGAGCAAATCAAATTAATTCTGAAATTAAAAAGGAATTGACTGAGAAGTTAGAAGAATTTGCTACCTATAATGATAGTCTTGAAGAAGTTTTCGAGAACAAAGAACAAATTGAAGTTTCAAAGTTTTACGAAAAATTGCCTAAACCACACGCTTTAGCGGTTCAAGAATGGTTAGACGGTAAAACATACCACAGAAATTCAAATAAATAA
- the dapA gene encoding 4-hydroxy-tetrahydrodipicolinate synthase, with protein MQSLIGTGVALVTPFKEDFSIDIEALQRIVNFSVDGGIEYLVVMGTTAENATLTEAEKELVISTVINANKGRLPLVLGIGGNNTMQVVQELKTRDLSAFEAILSVSPYYNRPTQEGIYQHFKAIAEASPLPVILYNVPGRTSSNMLPSTVIRLAKDFANVVAIKEAAGDLVQAMQLLKNKPSDFLVISGDDMIALPIILAGGSGVISVIGQGFPKEFSEMIRLGLNRKVNEAFKTQYFLSDCIDMIFEQGNPAGIKQVFKSLGIAENVVRLPLVAADESLANRIDEFVKKSIK; from the coding sequence ATGCAATCATTAATAGGGACAGGCGTTGCACTAGTGACTCCTTTTAAAGAAGATTTTTCAATTGATATAGAAGCGTTACAAAGAATAGTTAATTTTTCTGTAGATGGAGGAATTGAGTATCTTGTAGTTATGGGGACAACTGCCGAAAACGCAACATTAACTGAGGCAGAAAAGGAACTTGTTATTTCGACAGTTATTAATGCAAATAAAGGAAGGTTACCTTTAGTGTTAGGAATTGGAGGGAATAACACCATGCAAGTTGTGCAAGAACTAAAAACAAGAGACTTGTCAGCGTTTGAGGCGATATTATCAGTATCACCTTATTATAATAGACCTACGCAGGAAGGAATCTATCAGCATTTTAAAGCAATTGCCGAAGCATCTCCATTACCAGTTATTTTATATAATGTCCCAGGGAGAACATCAAGTAATATGTTGCCATCAACAGTAATACGTTTGGCAAAAGATTTTGCAAATGTGGTTGCTATAAAAGAAGCTGCAGGCGATTTAGTACAAGCAATGCAATTGCTTAAAAATAAACCAAGTGATTTTCTCGTTATATCAGGAGATGATATGATCGCTTTACCGATTATTTTAGCAGGAGGTTCAGGAGTAATCTCAGTTATTGGACAAGGTTTTCCAAAAGAATTTTCTGAAATGATTCGTTTAGGATTGAATAGAAAAGTAAATGAAGCATTCAAAACACAATACTTTTTATCAGATTGTATTGATATGATTTTTGAGCAAGGTAATCCAGCAGGAATAAAACAAGTGTTTAAATCGCTTGGTATTGCTGAGAATGTTGTGAGATTACCGCTTGTAGCAGCTGATGAGTCACTTGCAAATCGTATTGATGAGTTTGTTAAAAAAAGCATTAAATAA